The Corallococcus caeni DNA segment CATCCGCTTCACCATCTGTAGCTTGAATCCATCCGTGTACGGCACGGCGTCCTGCCTGCTCTCGCCCCCAAGGCGTGGTCATCCCGGCCATTCAGCCGAGGCGACAACTTCCCTGACACAGGGGGGTGGCGTGCGGAGAAACATCAGCCCGCCGCCCTTCCTGCGAGGGATGGCCCGGAAGCCCTTTCCCGCGACACGAACCAAGTCGCCCTCCCGCCCCTGTCCGTGCGCGAGCCAAGCGTCAGCCTCCTCTGTCGTCGAGGACGACTGGGCCACGAGCACGGACTCCGTGGCGGGAATAAAGAACCTCCGGAAGTACTCACGATAGTCTTCCAGCTTCCCGTTCTCGCGAACGTAGAGCAGCGCCACTGCGGCGATTCGCAAGGCTTCGTCCTCGGGCGTTCCATCCTGGAACCGCTCACCAATCGTCCCAAGGACGCCCATCACGGCATCGACGTCGAAGTCCGAGCTGGTGGCCATGGTGTTTCCTACGGAGCGAGGGGAGCCAGGATCAAGACTCCAAAAGGACGAGCACGTCAGCGAAATGAATCGACGATGTAGGCAGCCGCCACGGAGCCGTCGAGAATCGCCATTCCTGGCTTTGACTCAGGCAACTTCCGCATCTGATCCCGGCTGAGCCGAGCCACGGCGCAGATGGGGACCTTGTCGCCGTCTGGCGGGTGGGCCTCGTACCAGCGAATCACGACCTGGGGCCCACTCGTCCAGACTCGGCCATACAAGCGTGTCGTCGCCTCAAGGGTGCCCATGTCGTCCTTGAGAATGCTCTCAATGGGTCCGTCGTAGAGCGAGATGCGGCGTGCGTCGATCTGGTTGGCATCAAGATCCGCCAGCGCGGCATCCCCGACGCGCAGCCTCAGGTACCGCATGACTTCGAGCGCCTTCTCCGGGCACTCCTGCGGTCCCGGGGTGCCATCGGGACGTAGAGCCACACCGCCTGCAGCAGTGCAGCCGGAAGCGGCGCCAAGCAGGAGAACGGAGCCGAGCAACAGGGCCTTGGGCATGCGCATGAGCGCCACTTCTACTGCCGAAGCAGGGTGTGATCCATCGCGACGAGCACCTGGAGAAGTCCATCGTCCCGGAAGATCTGGAGGGCCAGATCAGTCAATTGCCCGTCCTTGTCCTCGAAGGCACTCTTGTCGACAACGACGGCAATCCTTCCCGACTGCCCCGAAACGAGGACGGAGCGATTCATGCGAAGCGCGAACGGACGAGCGGTGTAGCTGGAGAAGTCGCGAGTGAGATAGGCCCCGTCGAACCGCCACGGCTGGCCGTAATAGGTATTCGTCAGGTGAATCACGGCCGCTGCCTTTTCTGGACCCGAGAAGACTTCAACGACCATGTCCATGTCTTCATTCTTCGAGCGCCAGAACTTCGCACGCCGAAACGGCGTCTTCTTTATCTGTCCATTCGCGAGAAGCGTCGCATAGGCGTGATCAACCGAATTCTCTTCCTTCTTGAAGCGTTCATTCTCATCACTCAGCTTGCGCTCGCGACTGAGCGAGTCATAAAGCAATGAGAGGACCGCATTGTAACTGTCGGGGTCCTTGAACACGTTGACCTGATAGTCGATCCAGCCCCAGCTCTCCCGGCTCCTGGCTTTCACGAGGAACGTGAACTCCGTTCCATCAACGAGTGTCACCAGCAGGGGTAATGCTTCGCCGCTATCGAGTTCACGCAGCGGTTCGAGGATGACCTTCTTGCCGCCGATCAGCGGCGCCTCGAAACGTCCTTCCCATCCCAGGAACTTCGTCCGGGTCGGATCAACTTCCGCCTCGAATCGAAGCGCTGTCACCACCTGCCAGGAGACATAGATGGACGACGCCTCCTGGGCTGGATGGGCTGAGACCTTGAGGGTCCGAATCGTGAGCTTGTCTGATATCTCCCTCGCCCAGGACGGCGAAGCGATCAGGACGAGCAGGAGGCCACACCTGAGCAGTGGGAGGACACGCATGGAGGGACAACCTACCAGGGTAGGTATGTCCCATCCAACCTGCACCTCAAAACTCAGTACGTCCAGGGGAAGCGCTTGAAGTCGCGCTTGCGCTTCTGGACGAACGCGTCGCGGCCTTCCTGTGCCTCTTCCGTGCCGTAACCCAGACGCGTGGCCTCACCGGCGAAGAGCTGCTGGCCCACGAGGCCGTCGTCCGGGAGGTTGAAGGCATACTTCAGCATCTTGATGGCCGTGGGGCTCTTGGTGTTGATCTCCGCCGCCCACTCCAGCGCCACCTTCTCCAGGTCCTTGTGCGGCACCGACTTGTTGATGGCGTTCATCTGGAACGCCTCGTCCGCCGTGTAGGCCTGGCCCAGGAAGAAGATTTCGCGCGCCCGCTTCTGCCCCACCTGCCGCGCCAAGAGCGCGCTGCCGTAGCCCGCGTCGTAGCTGGCCACGTCCGCGTCCGTCTGCTTGAACATCCCGTGTTCCTTGCTCGCGATGGTCAGGTCACAGACGACGTGCAGGCTATGCCCGCCACCCGCCGTCCAGCCCGGCACCACCGCCATCACCACCTTCGGCATGAACCGGATCTGCCGCTGCACCTCCAGGATGTGCAGCCGCCCCAGCCGCGCCGGGTCCGCCGCGTCCTCTCCGGGCTCGTACTTGTAGCCGTCCTTGCCGCGGATGCGCTGGTCGCCGCCCGAGCAGAACGCCCACCCGCCGTCCTTCGGCGACGGCCCGTTGCCAGTGAGCAGCACCACGCCCACGTCCGTCATGAAGCGCGTGGCCTCCAGCGCCCGGGCCAGCTCGTCCACCGTCTTCGGACGGAACGCGTTGCGCACCTCCGGCCGGTTGAACGCGATGCGCACCGTGCCTTGATCCACCGCGCGGTGGAACGTGATGTCCTTGAACTTGTGGCCTTCCACCGGCTGCCAGCGGGACGCGTCGAAGAGGTCCGAGACCATGCGCTGTCTTGCTCCGAAATTGAGGGAGTGAACGGCCCGGAACCCTAGCGGTTTCCGCTCGGGGTTGCCCGCGCTACCGTGCGCGCCATGCCCACGAGCCTGCTCGTCGTCCATGTCCATGTGCACGTGCTGCCCCAGCACGTCGACGCCTTCCTCCAGGCCACCCTCGCCAACGCCCGCGAGAGCGTGAAGGAGCCCGGCATCGCCCGCTTCGACGTCTGCCAGGACAACGAGGACCCCACCCGCTTCGTCCTCGTGGAGGCCTACCGCAACCCGGACGCTCCCGCCGCGCACAAGGAGACCGCCCACTACCTCACGTGGCGTGACACCGTCACCCCCATGATGGCCGAGCCCCGCATCCCCCGCCGCTACACCAACCGCTTCCCCGACGACGCGGCCTGGTGACATGGCGTCCGCCCCCTTCGAGTTCGCCACCGCCACCCGCGTCCTCTTCGGCCCGGGCCGCGTCCAGGAAGTCCCCGACCTCGTGCGCGGTCTCGGCGGCCGGAAGGTCCTGCTCGTCACCGGGACGAACCCCGCCCGCGCCGAGCCCGTCCGCGCGGGGCTTGAACGGCTGGCCATCCCTTCCGCCTCCTTCCGCGTCGCGGGCGAGCCCACCGTCGACCTCGCGCGCGAAGGCACCGCCGCCGCCGTGGACTCAGGCTGTGACGCCGTGGTCGCCATCGGCGGTGGCAGCGCGCTCGACGCGGGCAAGGCCATCGCCGCGCTCGCCTCGAATGGAGGCGACCCGCTGGACTACCTGGAGGTCATCGGCCGGGGCCAGGCCCTGACGAAGCCGTCGCTGCCGTTCGTGGCCGTGCCGACCACGGCGGGCACCGGCTCGGAGGTGACGCGCAACGCGGTGCTGGGCTCGAAGGAGGCCGGCGTGAAGGCCAGCCTGCGCAGCCCGATGATGCTCCCCCGCGTGGCCCTGGTGGACCCGGACCTGCTGGAGCACGCGCCCGCGGGCGTGCTCGCGGCGGGCGGCCTGGACGCGCTGTCGCAGCTCATCGAACCGTTCCTGTCCATCCGCGCGCAGCCGCTCACGGATGCGCTCGCGCGCGAAGGCATGCAGCGCTCGGCCCGCTCCCTGCGCAAGGCGGTGCTGCACGGCCCCGGCCCGGCGGAGCGCGAGGACCTGGCCCTCGCCAGCCTCTTCGGCGGCCTGTGCCTCGCCAACTCGGGCCTGGGCGCGGTGCATGGCTTCGCGGCGCCGCTGGGCGGGATGCTCGGCGCGGCCCATGGGGCGCTGTGCGCCGCGCTGCTCGGGGCCACATTGGAGGTGAACCTGGAGGCCCTGCGCTCCCGCGCCCCGGACCACCCCGCCCTGCCCCGGTTCCGCGAGCTGGCGGTGCTGCTCACCGGCCAGTCCAACGCCCGCGCCGAGGACGGCATCGCCTGGGTGAAGGACCTGGTCCACGCCGTGCGCATCCAGGGCCTGCGCGACATGGGCCTCACGGACGCGGCGGTGCCCGGCCTCGTCGTCAAGGCCCGCGCCGCCAGCAGCATGAAGGGCAATCCGCTGCCGCTCACCGACGCGGAGTTGACGACGCTCGTCGAACGGTCGATGTGAGGACCCGCCCATGAAACCCGCCGCCCTTGTCCCCGTGGTGCTCGAACGCCTGCGCGAGAAGTATCCCGACGCGAAGTACGAGCTGAACTGGAACACCCCCTACCAGCTGCTGGTGGCCACCATCCTGGCCGCGCAGTGCACCGACGAGCGCGTCAACCGCGTCACCGCCGAGCTGTGGAAGAAGTACGACGGCCCCCAGGCCCTCGCGGACGCGGACACCGCGGAGCTGGAGGAGGACCTCAAGCCCACCGGCTTCTTCAAGCAGAAGACCAAGACGGTGCAGGCCATGAGCCGCGCGCTGCTGGACGCCCACCAGGGAGAGGTGCCGCCGCGCATGGAGGACCTGGTGGAGCTGCCCGGCGTGGCGCGCAAGACGGCCAACGTCGTGCTCAACACCGCCTTCCAGCAGGCCTCCGGCGTCATCGTGGACACGCACGTGGCCCGCGTCAGCCAGCGCCTGGGCCTGACGAAGCAGGAGAAGCCAGAGGCCATCGAGGCCGACTTGATGAAGCTGGTGCCCAAGGACGACTGGACCTTCTCCGGCCCCGCCGTGGTGCTGCACGGCCGCTACACCTGCGTGGCCAAGAAGCCCAGGTGCGCGGAGTGCCTGCTCAACGACGTGTGCCCCAAGCTGGGCGTGACCTGAGCCGTCACAGGTGCGCGAGCACCGCCAGCGTCAGCACCCAGTCCAGTCCGGCTTCGAGGAAGTAGTACGTGGAGCCGTCCAGCGACGTGCCGAACCCGGTGCCCAGGTGGCCCAGGGGCCCGGCGAAGAACTTCATGCCCAGCTCCGCCCCCAGGTTGATGGGGGCGCGCCGCGAGCGCGAGTTGTCCAGGTACGGGCCCACCAGCGCCCGGCCATAGGGCGCGAACCAGTTCGTGACGAAGTGCTGGTAGCCCACGGTGGCGTTCAGCGACACCCGCTTCGCGTCCACGCCCACGTTGGCGCCCAGCGTCAGCCGCCGCGCCTTGAGCCCCATGGGCTGCACGTTCACGTCCATCGCCAGGCCCACGCCGCCGTCGAACGGGACGCGCCAGCCCAGCGCGAACTCCGTCGTCGACTTGTCGATGGCCAGCGCCTCGTAGCGGAACCGCGCCGCGCCCGCGACGTCCCCGCGCGCGTCCTGGATGTCCGCGAGCGCCAGCGCGGCCTCCTCCGAATCCTCGTCGTACACCTTGCGCAGCGGCGGCTCCGCGCCGTCCAGGTCACCGCGCGCCAGCCGGTCCTTGCCCTGCGTCAGACACGCGGACGTGGAGCCCATCGCGCACGCGAGCCCGAAGGCCCGGTCCGCCTCCTCCGTGCGGCCATCCACCTGGAGCTGCTTCGCCCAGGTCTCGCAGGCCCAGGCGCTCCCGCTGTCGCACTTCTCTTCGAGCGTGGGGGCGCGGGTCACCTCGCTCGTCGTCACACACGCCGCCGTCAGCAGGCACGGCAGGAGGAACAGCCACCGGACGAAGGACACAGGGGGACCACGGAGGGCTGGAGCCGCAACCATGGTCCACATTCAAACACACCGCCGGGACAGCGGCGCGTCTGGCACGGTGCGTCTTTCAGTGTTCTTCCAGCGGCCCTTCCCCGTCGTGGATGACGCCCGGGTTGCGGCCGATGTCCGGCCCGTCCCCGCTGCGCTCGTCGGCCTTCTGCTTCTCGGAGGCGGTGTCGCCGGAGCCGCCGACGCCTTCCCGGAAGCCCTGGGCGGCCTCGTGGCTGGACTCGCGGACGCTCTGGGCGGCCTTGCTGGCGCCGTGCTGGACGTCCTTGGCGGCCTCGCCTACCTCCTGCCCGACCTGCCGGGCGTTCTCGTTGACGGACTGCTGCTGACGCTCATTACACCCCGCCGTGAAGCCCACCGTTCCAATCACACCCAGCACGACGAGCCCGTTGAAGGTGCGTGTCCACATGGTCGTCTCCCCGAGGGTCCCGGCCCTCTGGGGTGAAACGTAGGCACGCCTGCTCCCCAACGAAGTCCCGGTTTTCCTTCCCGGGAGGCGTCCGGGGCCCGCTTGCCTGTCAGCCCCCGGCCCGGGACCGGCGGAAGGCCTCCGGAGACGTGTTCCACCAGCGCTTGAAGGCGCGGTGGAAGGCCACCGGATCCGCGTACCCCAGCAGGAACGACACCTCCGCGATGGACATGCTCCGCTGGAGGTAGCCCTGGGACAGCTCGCGCCGCAGCGCCTCCACGATGCCCGCGTAGGTACGGCCCTCCGCCGCCAGCTGGCGCTGCAACGTGCGCGGTGGAACGCGCAGGGTCCGCGCCACGGCGATGAAGGAGAAGTCGCCGCCCGCCAGCGTCCGCCGCACCTGTTCGCGCACGCGGTCCGACAGGGTGTCCGTGACGGGCAGCCGCTCCAGCGCGCGGCGGGCCTGGTGTTCGAACACGGCGTTGAGCAGCGCGTCCCCGTGGACGAAGGGCCGGTCCGCGTCCGCGTGGGAGAA contains these protein-coding regions:
- a CDS encoding serine/threonine protein kinase — encoded protein: MRMPKALLLGSVLLLGAASGCTAAGGVALRPDGTPGPQECPEKALEVMRYLRLRVGDAALADLDANQIDARRISLYDGPIESILKDDMGTLEATTRLYGRVWTSGPQVVIRWYEAHPPDGDKVPICAVARLSRDQMRKLPESKPGMAILDGSVAAAYIVDSFR
- a CDS encoding DUF2381 family protein, which translates into the protein MRVLPLLRCGLLLVLIASPSWAREISDKLTIRTLKVSAHPAQEASSIYVSWQVVTALRFEAEVDPTRTKFLGWEGRFEAPLIGGKKVILEPLRELDSGEALPLLVTLVDGTEFTFLVKARSRESWGWIDYQVNVFKDPDSYNAVLSLLYDSLSRERKLSDENERFKKEENSVDHAYATLLANGQIKKTPFRRAKFWRSKNEDMDMVVEVFSGPEKAAAVIHLTNTYYGQPWRFDGAYLTRDFSSYTARPFALRMNRSVLVSGQSGRIAVVVDKSAFEDKDGQLTDLALQIFRDDGLLQVLVAMDHTLLRQ
- a CDS encoding 1,4-dihydroxy-2-naphthoyl-CoA synthase, with the protein product MVSDLFDASRWQPVEGHKFKDITFHRAVDQGTVRIAFNRPEVRNAFRPKTVDELARALEATRFMTDVGVVLLTGNGPSPKDGGWAFCSGGDQRIRGKDGYKYEPGEDAADPARLGRLHILEVQRQIRFMPKVVMAVVPGWTAGGGHSLHVVCDLTIASKEHGMFKQTDADVASYDAGYGSALLARQVGQKRAREIFFLGQAYTADEAFQMNAINKSVPHKDLEKVALEWAAEINTKSPTAIKMLKYAFNLPDDGLVGQQLFAGEATRLGYGTEEAQEGRDAFVQKRKRDFKRFPWTY
- a CDS encoding putative quinol monooxygenase; this translates as MPTSLLVVHVHVHVLPQHVDAFLQATLANARESVKEPGIARFDVCQDNEDPTRFVLVEAYRNPDAPAAHKETAHYLTWRDTVTPMMAEPRIPRRYTNRFPDDAAW
- a CDS encoding iron-containing alcohol dehydrogenase, producing the protein MASAPFEFATATRVLFGPGRVQEVPDLVRGLGGRKVLLVTGTNPARAEPVRAGLERLAIPSASFRVAGEPTVDLAREGTAAAVDSGCDAVVAIGGGSALDAGKAIAALASNGGDPLDYLEVIGRGQALTKPSLPFVAVPTTAGTGSEVTRNAVLGSKEAGVKASLRSPMMLPRVALVDPDLLEHAPAGVLAAGGLDALSQLIEPFLSIRAQPLTDALAREGMQRSARSLRKAVLHGPGPAEREDLALASLFGGLCLANSGLGAVHGFAAPLGGMLGAAHGALCAALLGATLEVNLEALRSRAPDHPALPRFRELAVLLTGQSNARAEDGIAWVKDLVHAVRIQGLRDMGLTDAAVPGLVVKARAASSMKGNPLPLTDAELTTLVERSM
- the nth gene encoding endonuclease III encodes the protein MKPAALVPVVLERLREKYPDAKYELNWNTPYQLLVATILAAQCTDERVNRVTAELWKKYDGPQALADADTAELEEDLKPTGFFKQKTKTVQAMSRALLDAHQGEVPPRMEDLVELPGVARKTANVVLNTAFQQASGVIVDTHVARVSQRLGLTKQEKPEAIEADLMKLVPKDDWTFSGPAVVLHGRYTCVAKKPRCAECLLNDVCPKLGVT
- a CDS encoding tetratricopeptide repeat protein, whose amino-acid sequence is MSFVRWLFLLPCLLTAACVTTSEVTRAPTLEEKCDSGSAWACETWAKQLQVDGRTEEADRAFGLACAMGSTSACLTQGKDRLARGDLDGAEPPLRKVYDEDSEEAALALADIQDARGDVAGAARFRYEALAIDKSTTEFALGWRVPFDGGVGLAMDVNVQPMGLKARRLTLGANVGVDAKRVSLNATVGYQHFVTNWFAPYGRALVGPYLDNSRSRRAPINLGAELGMKFFAGPLGHLGTGFGTSLDGSTYYFLEAGLDWVLTLAVLAHL